A genome region from Gossypium hirsutum isolate 1008001.06 chromosome A04, Gossypium_hirsutum_v2.1, whole genome shotgun sequence includes the following:
- the LOC107948764 gene encoding putative pentatricopeptide repeat-containing protein At1g12700, mitochondrial: MIDKYPKPSIVEFNTLLAAIVRMKHYAIVVFMYRQMELLGVSQDVYSFNILINCFCQLGRIDFGFSVLGKMLKLGVEPSAVTFSTLINGLCNQSKISEAVCMFDEMTERGYQPNLIVHNIILKGMCKSGNTDRAVRFLRLMEARGFEPDIVTYNTVIDCLCKKELLKEALNLFSELKVKGIRPCIITYSCLIHGMCNLGQQEEAIRLLNEMVDNNISLDIVTYTILIDALCKEGMIPKAVETVDIMRKQGIEPNAFTYNSLVDAHCKEGMVSEAEDIVDAMIKQGIEPDVVTYNALVNGHCLQNEMDKARRVFNLMIEKGCAPDIFTYCTLMQSMFQLGRSSTACELFQKMLASGQVPDITTCLILLNGLCKTGHIEAALKLFQAMQNSGLELDIVPYSIFN; this comes from the coding sequence ATGATTGACAAGTACCCAAAGCCTTCCATTGTGGAATTCAATACATTATTAGCAGCCATTGTTAGGATGAAACATTATGCCATTGTTGTTTTTATGTATAGACAGATGGAATTATTAGGCGTTTCCCAGGATGTTTATTCTTTTAACATCTTGATTAATTGCTTTTGTCAATTAGGTCGAAttgattttgggttttctgtTTTGGGGAAAATGCTGAAGTTAGGCGTTGAGCCTAGTGCTGTAACTTTTTCAACTTTGATAAATGGGCTTTGTAATCAAAGTAAGATTTCTGAGGCCGTTTGTATGTTCGATGAAATGACTGAAAGAGGGTATCAACCTAATTTGATTGTTCATAATATAATACTTAAGGGGATGTGTAAGAGCGGCAATACAGACAGAGCTGTTAGGTTTCTAAGGCTGATGGAAGCTAGAGGTTTTGAACCCGATATTGTAACGTATAACACAGTCATTGACTGCCTTTGTAAGAAAGAGCTATTAAAGGAGGCTCTCAATCTTTTCTCCGAATTGAAGGTTAAGGGCATTAGACCATGTATCATTACTTATAGTTGCTTAATTCATGGCATGTGTAATTTGGGCCAGCAGGAGGAGGCAATAAGGCTTTTGAATGAAATGGTTGATAACAATATTTCACTTGATATTGTCACATATACCATATTGATTGATGCACTTTGCAAGGAAGGAATGATTCCTAAAGCTGTAGAGACCGTTGACATAATGAGAAAGCAAGGCATTGAGCCCAATGCTTTCACGTATAATTCATTGGTCGATGCACATTGCAAGGAAGGGATGGTCTCTGAAGCTGAGGATATTGTTGATGCAATGATAAAGCAAGGCATTGAGCCTGATGTTGTTACCTATAATGCATTAGTTAATGGTCATTGCTTGCAGAATGAAATGGATAAAGCTAGAAGAGTTTTTAACTTGATGATTGAGAAGGGTTGTGCACCTGATATTTTTACTTACTGCACCCTTATGCAAAGTATGTTTCAGTTAGGGAGAAGTTCAACTGCTTGTGAACTTTTTCAAAAGATGCTTGCTTCTGGACAAGTTCCAGATATAACCACCTGTTTGATTTTGCTGAATGGTTTATGCAAAACGGGTCATATTGAAGCGGCATTGAAACTTTTTCAAGCAATGCAAAATAGTGGGTTGGAACTTGATATTGTCCCATATAGTATCTTCAATTGA